Proteins encoded within one genomic window of Amycolatopsis sp. 2-15:
- a CDS encoding ArsR/SmtB family transcription factor, translated as MRHPTPPPAPEDMTLAEVLTALSDSVRLGLVRQLADGAERKWGDLRAPVAKSTLSHHLKTLRGAGVTETREDGTRCFVTLRREALDQRFPGLLDAVLKAADEEQIGEAPALDRTVSRP; from the coding sequence ATGAGGCACCCGACGCCCCCGCCGGCGCCCGAGGACATGACGCTGGCCGAGGTGCTCACCGCGTTGAGCGACTCCGTCCGCCTCGGCCTGGTGCGCCAGCTCGCCGACGGCGCCGAACGCAAGTGGGGCGACCTGCGCGCGCCCGTCGCCAAGTCCACGCTCAGCCACCACCTCAAGACCCTTCGCGGCGCCGGCGTCACCGAAACCCGCGAAGACGGCACCCGCTGCTTCGTCACCCTCCGTCGCGAGGCGCTCGACCAGCGGTTCCCCGGCCTCCTGGACGCCGTGTTGAAAGCCGCCGACGAGGAGCAGATCGGCGAGGCGCCCGCGCTCGACAGGACCGTCTCGCGCCCCTAG
- the nrfD gene encoding NrfD/PsrC family molybdoenzyme membrane anchor subunit yields MSPRREPTMVDPVEFTSYYGRPILKEPAWKQPDVPLYLFLGGAAGSSATMASLATLTGRPGLARVGRLVAAAGASASVVALIHDLGRPERFLHMLRVLKPTSPLSVGSWILAPFSGLAAVSAGSAETGLLRPVGKLAGAAAGVLGPAMCTYTAVLLADTATPSWHEARRHLPVLFAGSAVTSGAGAALLAAPSAELGPVVRAGLVGAVAELAVARHLEHGLGIVSEPYRTGRAGKLMKAARGLTAAGAALSLAARRSKVAAVASGAAYLAAGLCTRFGVYQAGVASAQDPKYVVVPQRERLAQARGD; encoded by the coding sequence ATGAGCCCGCGCCGCGAACCGACGATGGTCGACCCGGTCGAGTTCACCTCGTACTACGGGCGGCCGATCCTGAAGGAACCGGCGTGGAAGCAGCCGGACGTGCCGCTGTACCTGTTCCTCGGCGGGGCCGCAGGCTCGTCCGCGACGATGGCGAGCCTGGCGACGCTCACCGGCCGGCCCGGCCTCGCGCGTGTCGGCCGCCTGGTCGCGGCGGCCGGCGCGAGCGCGAGTGTCGTCGCGCTGATCCACGACCTCGGCCGGCCGGAGCGGTTCCTGCACATGCTGAGGGTGCTCAAGCCGACCTCGCCGCTTTCGGTGGGTTCGTGGATCCTGGCGCCGTTCTCGGGGCTGGCCGCGGTGTCGGCCGGTTCCGCGGAAACCGGCCTGCTGCGCCCGGTCGGCAAGCTCGCGGGCGCCGCGGCGGGTGTGCTGGGGCCGGCGATGTGCACCTACACCGCGGTGCTGCTCGCCGACACCGCCACGCCGTCGTGGCACGAGGCACGGCGGCACCTGCCGGTGCTGTTCGCGGGGAGCGCGGTGACGAGCGGCGCGGGGGCGGCGTTGCTGGCGGCGCCGTCCGCCGAGCTCGGGCCGGTGGTGCGCGCGGGTCTCGTCGGCGCCGTGGCGGAGCTGGCGGTGGCGCGGCACCTGGAACACGGCCTCGGGATCGTGTCGGAGCCGTACCGGACGGGCCGCGCGGGCAAGCTGATGAAGGCGGCCCGCGGTCTGACGGCCGCCGGTGCCGCGTTGTCCCTCGCGGCCCGGCGCAGCAAGGTGGCGGCGGTGGCGAGCGGTGCGGCCTACCTCGCGGCCGGCCTGTGCACGCGGTTCGGCGTCTACCAGGCGGGGGTGGCCTCGGCGCAGGACCCGAAGTACGTCGTGGTCCCGCAACGCGAGCGGCTGGCGCAGGCGCGCGGCGACTGA
- a CDS encoding VOC family protein — MSSRLIAVAIDCRNAEALAEFWREALDYPATERWTDRHGLTYIELKAPGRASLLFQPVPEGKTVKNRLHLDVAPGTIEQRDEVERLVTLGAKILDDPADEHWIVLADPEGNEFCVLPRH; from the coding sequence TTGAGCAGCCGGCTGATCGCCGTCGCCATCGACTGCCGCAACGCCGAGGCACTGGCCGAGTTCTGGCGCGAGGCCTTGGACTACCCGGCCACCGAACGCTGGACCGACCGCCACGGGCTGACCTACATCGAGCTCAAGGCGCCCGGCCGGGCGTCGCTGCTGTTCCAGCCGGTACCCGAGGGCAAGACCGTCAAGAACCGGCTGCACCTCGATGTCGCGCCCGGCACCATCGAGCAGCGCGACGAGGTCGAACGCCTCGTCACCCTCGGCGCGAAGATCCTCGACGACCCGGCCGACGAGCACTGGATCGTCCTGGCCGACCCCGAGGGCAACGAATTCTGTGTCCTGCCCAGGCACTGA
- a CDS encoding SRPBCC family protein: MSTITEFVDVHAPVSAAYNQWTQFESFPRFMDGVEEVRQVDDTHTHWKIAMGGVTREFDATITEQHPDERVAWASDSGPKHAGVITFHRLDDKTTRVTAQMDLDPDGFAEAAADKLGILDRRVKEDMQRFKTFIEHRDGRETGAWRGDVAPPPQH; the protein is encoded by the coding sequence ATGAGCACCATCACCGAGTTCGTGGACGTGCACGCGCCGGTCTCCGCCGCGTACAACCAGTGGACGCAGTTCGAGTCGTTCCCGCGCTTCATGGACGGAGTGGAGGAAGTGCGCCAGGTCGACGACACGCACACGCACTGGAAGATCGCCATGGGCGGGGTCACGCGGGAGTTCGACGCGACGATCACCGAGCAGCACCCCGACGAGCGCGTGGCGTGGGCGTCGGACTCCGGGCCGAAGCACGCGGGCGTGATCACGTTCCACCGGCTCGACGACAAGACCACCCGGGTGACGGCCCAGATGGACCTCGACCCCGACGGCTTCGCCGAGGCCGCCGCCGACAAGCTCGGCATCCTCGACCGGCGGGTCAAGGAGGACATGCAGCGGTTCAAGACGTTCATCGAGCACCGCGACGGGCGCGAAACCGGCGCCTGGCGCGGCGACGTCGCTCCCCCGCCGCAGCACTGA
- the selB gene encoding selenocysteine-specific translation elongation factor, with protein MRVIATAGHVDHGKSTLVRRLTGMEPDRWAEERRRGLTIDLGFAWTRIGDEEVAFVDVPGHERFVPTMLAGAGPVPAVVFVVAADEGWKPQSAEHLAALDAFGVDRGLLVVTKADRAGPGPATAAALHEISATSLGPVPSVAVSGTTGAGFDELRAALGELVAGLPAPDADADVRLWLDRAFTIRGVGTVVTGTLAAGTITTGDELDLEGAAVTVRGIEALGEPRDRVAGVARVALNLRGVAREQARRGHALLTPGAWLTTTEVDVRLRGTRSADLHQSLVLHLGTAAVPARVRPLGTDTARLTLRTPLPLRVGDRGLVRDPGAHLIPAGVEVLDVRPPELRRRGAARARGDELTREPAPAHLERRGFVKATEFRAMGFAPAGEQVGEWLVDPARLAHLKAVVREEVAAWTREHPVAAGMPEETLRQRLELPAPELLPPLLTGLETRTGLVRLPGTGLEPRVAEAVAELDKKFAEHPFRAPETDHLRELGLGRRELAAAVRHGRLTLLAEGVYVAPGTEERAAEVLTSVAQPFTVADARRALDTTRRVMVPLLERLDAAGVTEPLGDGTRRVR; from the coding sequence GTGCGGGTGATCGCCACCGCCGGCCACGTGGACCACGGCAAGTCCACGCTGGTGCGGCGGCTCACCGGGATGGAACCCGACCGCTGGGCGGAGGAACGCCGCCGCGGCCTCACGATCGACCTCGGCTTCGCGTGGACGCGGATCGGCGACGAGGAAGTGGCGTTCGTCGACGTGCCCGGCCACGAGCGGTTCGTCCCCACCATGCTCGCCGGTGCCGGACCGGTGCCCGCCGTGGTGTTCGTGGTCGCGGCCGACGAGGGCTGGAAACCGCAGTCGGCCGAGCACCTCGCCGCGCTCGACGCGTTCGGCGTGGACCGCGGGCTGCTCGTGGTGACCAAGGCGGACCGCGCCGGCCCGGGGCCCGCCACCGCGGCGGCGCTGCACGAGATCTCCGCGACCTCGCTGGGTCCGGTGCCCTCGGTCGCGGTCAGCGGCACGACCGGCGCCGGGTTCGACGAACTGCGGGCCGCACTCGGTGAGCTCGTCGCCGGGTTGCCGGCCCCGGACGCCGACGCCGACGTGCGCCTGTGGCTCGACCGGGCGTTCACGATCCGCGGCGTGGGCACGGTCGTGACCGGGACCCTCGCCGCGGGCACGATCACGACCGGCGACGAGCTGGACCTCGAAGGTGCCGCCGTCACGGTCAGGGGGATCGAGGCGCTGGGGGAGCCGCGCGACCGAGTCGCCGGCGTCGCGCGGGTGGCGTTGAACCTGCGCGGGGTCGCCCGCGAGCAGGCCCGGCGCGGCCACGCTCTGCTCACTCCCGGAGCGTGGCTGACGACGACCGAAGTGGACGTCCGCCTGCGCGGTACCCGGTCCGCAGACCTGCACCAGTCGCTGGTGCTGCACCTGGGCACCGCGGCCGTGCCGGCGCGGGTCCGTCCACTCGGGACGGACACCGCACGGCTGACGCTGCGGACTCCGCTGCCCCTGCGCGTCGGCGACCGGGGCCTGGTCCGCGACCCGGGCGCGCACCTCATCCCCGCCGGGGTCGAGGTGCTCGACGTCCGGCCGCCCGAGCTGAGGCGCCGGGGCGCCGCTCGCGCCCGAGGCGACGAGCTGACCCGCGAGCCGGCGCCGGCCCATCTGGAACGGCGAGGTTTCGTCAAGGCGACGGAGTTCCGGGCGATGGGTTTCGCGCCGGCGGGCGAGCAGGTGGGTGAGTGGCTGGTGGATCCCGCCCGGCTCGCCCACCTCAAAGCGGTGGTCCGCGAGGAGGTCGCCGCCTGGACCCGGGAGCATCCCGTTGCGGCGGGCATGCCGGAAGAGACCCTGCGGCAACGGCTGGAGCTGCCCGCGCCGGAGCTCTTGCCGCCGTTGCTCACCGGTCTCGAAACCCGTACCGGGCTGGTGCGCCTGCCCGGCACCGGCCTCGAGCCGCGCGTCGCGGAGGCCGTCGCCGAACTGGACAAGAAGTTCGCCGAGCACCCCTTCCGCGCCCCCGAGACCGATCACCTCCGTGAGCTGGGGCTGGGCCGGCGGGAACTCGCCGCCGCCGTCCGCCACGGCCGCCTCACGCTGCTGGCCGAGGGCGTCTACGTCGCCCCGGGCACGGAGGAACGGGCCGCGGAGGTCCTGACGAGCGTCGCCCAGCCGTTCACGGTCGCCGACGCCCGTCGCGCCCTCGACACGACCCGCCGGGTCATGGTGCCGCTGCTCGAACGCCTCGACGCGGCGGGCGTCACCGAGCCCCTCGGCGACGGCACCCGCCGGGTGCGGTGA
- the fdh gene encoding formate dehydrogenase produces MGVRRWIEGWPVYRQLTGPDRLARGAAAKSGGSEAWHARTQDADRVVKSVCPYCAVGCGQKVYVKDERVTQIEGDPDSPISRGRLCPKGSASKQLVTSPSRVTEVLYRRPYGTDWERLPLDEAMEMIAERVLRTRAETWEESDANGVPLKRTLGFASLGGATLDNEENYLMKKLYTALGALQIENQARIUHSATVPGLGTSFGRGGATTFQQDLVNADCIVIQGSNMAEAHPVGFQWVMEAKARGAKIIHVDPRFTRTSAVAHTHAALRAGSDIAFLGGLIKYVLDHELDFREYVLAYTNAAAILREDFRDTEDLDGVFSGYDAENNQYDVSTWAYEGVDTLPAAGSGEAELPGEQHHGGEGHQSSARAESYGSGGAAVGGKPRTDETLQHPRCVYQVLTRHFSRYTPEVVADICGIPVPQFLEIAEAVTKNSGRERTTAWVYSVGWTQHTVGAQYIRTASILQTLLGNIGRPGGGILALRGHASIQGSTDIPTLFNILPGYLPMPHAHQHFGLADYVATDAGATGFWGNMDAYMVSLLKAYWGDAAQPHNDFRFGHLPRLTGDHGTYATVRNQIEGTCKGYFLVGENPAVGSANGKMQRLGLANLDWLVVRDLQMIESATFWKDGPEIETGELASTEIGTEVFFLPAAAHTEKDGSFTNTQRLLQWHHKAVEPPGEARSDLWFYYHLGRRIREKLAESTDPRDLPVQELTWSYPTEGPLDDPSAESVLAEINGHGPKGPLSAYTQLKADGSTACGCWIYCGVRADGHNHAADRKPGSEQDWVASEWAWAWPANRRILYNRASADPAGKPWSERKKYVYWDEEQGRWAGPDVADFEATKRPDYVPPEGAKAQDAIGGADPFIMQTDGRAWLYVPAGLTDGPLPTHYEPFESPVDNPLYAQQDNPARQTLVTPSNPYNPARSTVFPYVFTTYRLTEHHTAGGMSRTLPYLAELQPEFFCEVSPELAAERGLENGGWATIVSARTAIEARVLVTARMKPLKVRGRTIHQVGLPYHWGPNGLSRGDAANDLLSVVMDPNVHIQEAKAATCDIVPGRRPRGPALLDFVQEYRRRADG; encoded by the coding sequence ATGGGTGTCCGGCGGTGGATCGAGGGCTGGCCCGTGTACCGGCAGCTGACCGGTCCCGACCGGCTGGCTCGTGGTGCCGCGGCGAAGTCCGGCGGCTCCGAGGCCTGGCACGCGCGCACCCAGGACGCGGACCGCGTCGTGAAGTCGGTGTGCCCGTACTGCGCGGTCGGCTGCGGGCAGAAGGTCTACGTCAAGGACGAGCGCGTCACCCAGATCGAGGGCGACCCCGACTCGCCCATCTCGCGCGGCCGCCTGTGCCCCAAGGGCTCGGCCAGCAAACAGCTCGTGACGAGCCCGAGCCGGGTCACCGAAGTGCTCTACCGGCGCCCGTACGGCACCGATTGGGAGCGCCTGCCGCTCGACGAGGCGATGGAGATGATCGCCGAGCGGGTCCTGCGCACGCGCGCCGAGACGTGGGAGGAATCCGACGCCAACGGTGTGCCGCTCAAGCGCACCCTCGGGTTCGCCAGCCTCGGCGGCGCGACGCTGGACAACGAAGAGAACTACCTGATGAAGAAGCTCTACACCGCGCTCGGCGCGCTCCAGATCGAGAACCAGGCCCGTATTTGACACTCCGCCACGGTTCCCGGTCTGGGGACCTCCTTCGGTCGTGGAGGCGCCACGACGTTCCAGCAGGACCTGGTCAACGCCGACTGCATCGTGATCCAGGGCTCCAACATGGCGGAGGCCCACCCCGTGGGGTTCCAGTGGGTGATGGAGGCGAAGGCCCGCGGGGCGAAGATCATCCACGTCGACCCGCGGTTCACGCGCACGAGCGCGGTCGCGCACACCCACGCGGCGCTGCGCGCGGGCTCGGACATCGCGTTCCTCGGCGGCCTGATCAAGTACGTCCTGGACCACGAGCTCGACTTCCGCGAGTACGTGCTGGCCTACACCAACGCCGCCGCGATCCTGCGTGAGGATTTCCGCGACACCGAAGACCTCGACGGTGTGTTCTCCGGCTACGACGCCGAGAACAACCAGTACGACGTGTCCACCTGGGCCTACGAGGGCGTCGACACCCTGCCGGCAGCGGGCAGCGGTGAGGCCGAGCTGCCGGGCGAGCAGCACCACGGCGGGGAGGGCCACCAGAGCTCAGCGCGCGCCGAGTCCTACGGCAGCGGCGGCGCCGCGGTGGGCGGGAAACCTCGCACGGACGAGACGCTGCAGCACCCACGCTGCGTGTACCAGGTCCTCACGCGCCACTTCTCGCGCTACACGCCGGAGGTCGTGGCGGACATCTGCGGCATCCCGGTGCCGCAGTTCCTGGAGATCGCCGAGGCGGTCACGAAGAACTCCGGTCGTGAGCGCACCACGGCGTGGGTGTACTCGGTGGGTTGGACGCAACACACGGTCGGCGCGCAGTACATCCGCACCGCGTCGATCCTGCAGACGCTGCTGGGCAACATCGGCCGCCCTGGCGGCGGGATCCTGGCGCTGCGCGGGCACGCGAGCATCCAGGGCTCCACGGACATCCCGACGCTGTTCAACATCCTGCCCGGCTACCTGCCGATGCCCCACGCGCACCAGCATTTCGGGCTCGCCGACTACGTCGCCACCGACGCCGGCGCCACCGGTTTCTGGGGCAACATGGACGCCTACATGGTGAGCCTGCTCAAGGCGTACTGGGGCGACGCCGCCCAGCCGCACAACGACTTCCGCTTCGGCCACCTGCCGCGCCTGACCGGCGACCACGGCACGTACGCGACGGTGCGCAACCAGATCGAGGGCACGTGCAAGGGCTACTTCCTCGTCGGCGAGAACCCCGCCGTCGGCTCGGCCAACGGGAAGATGCAACGGCTCGGGCTGGCGAACCTCGACTGGCTCGTGGTGCGTGACCTGCAGATGATCGAGTCGGCGACGTTCTGGAAGGACGGGCCGGAGATCGAGACCGGTGAGCTGGCGAGCACCGAGATCGGCACCGAGGTGTTCTTCCTGCCCGCTGCCGCGCACACCGAGAAGGACGGCAGTTTCACCAACACGCAGCGGCTGCTGCAGTGGCACCACAAGGCCGTGGAGCCGCCCGGGGAGGCGCGCAGTGACCTGTGGTTCTACTACCACCTCGGCCGGCGCATCCGCGAGAAGCTGGCCGAGAGCACGGATCCGCGGGACCTGCCGGTGCAGGAGCTGACCTGGAGCTACCCGACGGAAGGGCCGCTCGACGACCCCTCGGCCGAGTCCGTGCTGGCGGAGATCAACGGCCACGGCCCCAAAGGTCCGCTGTCGGCGTACACGCAGCTCAAGGCCGACGGGTCCACCGCCTGCGGCTGCTGGATCTACTGCGGCGTGCGCGCCGACGGCCACAACCACGCCGCGGACCGCAAGCCCGGGTCCGAACAGGACTGGGTGGCGAGTGAATGGGCGTGGGCGTGGCCGGCGAACCGGCGCATCCTCTACAACCGCGCGTCGGCCGATCCGGCCGGGAAACCGTGGAGCGAACGCAAGAAGTATGTCTACTGGGACGAGGAGCAGGGCCGCTGGGCCGGGCCCGACGTCGCCGATTTCGAGGCGACCAAGCGTCCGGACTACGTCCCGCCCGAAGGCGCCAAGGCGCAGGACGCGATCGGTGGTGCCGACCCGTTCATCATGCAGACCGACGGGCGCGCTTGGCTCTACGTGCCCGCCGGGCTCACCGACGGGCCGCTGCCCACGCACTACGAACCGTTCGAGTCCCCTGTGGACAATCCGCTGTACGCCCAGCAGGACAACCCGGCGCGCCAGACGCTGGTCACGCCGTCGAACCCGTACAACCCGGCCCGGAGCACGGTGTTCCCGTACGTGTTCACGACCTACCGGCTCACCGAGCACCACACCGCGGGCGGGATGAGCCGCACGCTGCCGTATCTGGCGGAGCTGCAGCCGGAGTTCTTCTGCGAGGTCTCCCCGGAGCTGGCGGCCGAGCGCGGGCTGGAGAACGGGGGCTGGGCCACGATCGTCTCGGCCCGGACGGCGATCGAGGCGCGGGTGCTGGTCACGGCGCGCATGAAACCGCTGAAGGTGCGCGGCCGCACGATCCACCAGGTCGGGCTGCCCTACCACTGGGGGCCGAACGGGCTTTCCCGCGGCGACGCGGCCAACGACCTGCTCAGCGTGGTGATGGACCCGAACGTGCACATCCAGGAGGCGAAGGCGGCCACGTGCGACATCGTGCCCGGCCGGCGCCCGCGAGGACCGGCGTTGCTGGACTTCGTGCAGGAGTACCGCAGGAGGGCGGATGGCTGA
- a CDS encoding endonuclease, with the protein MTTVDDVLAEYGTTHAEQAGIKLADKPQPLYQLLVLTTLMSARIGSDIAVAAAKELWRAGWRTPKAMRGSEWTDRVHALGRGRYVRYDESTARYLVDSAEFLHERYRDDLRNLAEAAEGSPERLEKLLTEFPRIGPTGAQIFCEEVQAVWPWVRPYFDKRALAGAKKAGLPADPEKLAGLVAGADVARLAAALVQVNVHAKR; encoded by the coding sequence ATGACCACAGTGGACGACGTACTGGCCGAGTACGGCACCACCCACGCTGAGCAGGCCGGCATCAAGCTCGCCGACAAGCCCCAGCCGCTCTACCAGCTTCTCGTCCTGACCACGCTGATGTCGGCGCGCATCGGTTCCGACATCGCCGTGGCCGCGGCGAAGGAGCTGTGGCGGGCGGGCTGGCGGACCCCGAAGGCCATGCGCGGCTCCGAGTGGACCGACCGCGTCCACGCGCTGGGACGCGGCCGGTACGTGCGCTACGACGAGAGCACCGCCCGCTACCTCGTGGACAGCGCGGAGTTCCTGCACGAGCGCTATCGGGACGACCTGCGCAACCTCGCCGAAGCCGCCGAAGGCTCGCCGGAACGTCTGGAGAAGCTGCTCACGGAGTTCCCCCGCATCGGCCCGACCGGCGCGCAGATCTTCTGCGAGGAGGTCCAGGCCGTGTGGCCGTGGGTGCGCCCCTACTTCGACAAGCGGGCGCTGGCCGGTGCGAAGAAGGCCGGGCTGCCGGCCGATCCCGAAAAGCTCGCGGGCCTGGTGGCCGGTGCCGACGTGGCCCGTCTCGCCGCTGCCCTCGTGCAGGTGAACGTTCACGCGAAGCGCTGA
- a CDS encoding alpha/beta fold hydrolase, translating to MPTIELSAGPIDYVDTGGTGPVVVFTHGFPMNETQWRKVLPRLDGYRCVLPTLPLGAHRTPMRRDADLSQRGQALLLGEFLERLGLTDVTLVLNDWGGPQFLVSEGRADRVGRLVLIACEAFDNFWPPPARPPARLAKVPGGAWILMRLLRTKFFRHNEKSYGALAKHGIPDAVLDDWFAPATRDRAIRRDLAKFAVSTPGRDVLLRWTARLSDFDRPVLVVWAPEDRMMPASHGRRLAELFPAGRLVEIADSWTLVSEDQPDRLAEVLREFLPAAA from the coding sequence ATGCCGACGATCGAACTGTCCGCCGGGCCGATCGACTACGTCGACACCGGCGGCACCGGGCCCGTGGTCGTGTTCACCCACGGCTTTCCGATGAACGAGACGCAGTGGCGCAAGGTCTTGCCCCGGTTGGACGGCTATCGCTGTGTCCTGCCGACGCTCCCCCTCGGCGCCCACCGCACACCGATGCGCCGCGACGCGGACCTCTCCCAGCGCGGCCAGGCGCTACTGCTCGGCGAGTTCCTGGAGCGCCTCGGCCTCACCGACGTCACCCTCGTCCTCAACGACTGGGGTGGCCCGCAATTCCTCGTGTCCGAAGGCCGCGCGGACCGCGTCGGCCGGCTGGTGCTCATCGCGTGCGAAGCATTCGACAACTTCTGGCCGCCACCCGCCCGGCCGCCGGCGCGGCTCGCCAAAGTGCCCGGCGGCGCCTGGATCCTCATGCGCCTGCTGCGCACGAAGTTCTTCCGCCACAACGAAAAGAGCTACGGCGCCCTCGCCAAGCACGGTATCCCCGATGCCGTGCTCGACGACTGGTTCGCCCCGGCCACCCGCGACCGCGCCATCCGCCGCGACCTCGCCAAGTTCGCCGTCTCCACCCCGGGCCGCGACGTCCTGCTGCGCTGGACCGCGCGACTCTCGGACTTCGACCGGCCGGTGCTCGTCGTGTGGGCACCGGAGGACCGCATGATGCCGGCCTCCCACGGCCGCCGCCTGGCGGAACTCTTCCCGGCCGGCCGGCTCGTCGAAATCGCCGACTCGTGGACCCTCGTCTCGGAAGACCAGCCGGACCGCCTGGCCGAAGTACTGCGGGAGTTCCTGCCCGCGGCGGCCTGA
- a CDS encoding hemerythrin domain-containing protein has translation MSTDDLASVLTEDHLVLSRICTELETDHTSPENRREVADHLIAQLVRHEVAEEPHLPLGPALCGVDDLMRRLEGLGPQEARFERLLATLIHAVRQHLREAGPAVTGLRNRCPADRLKELGQEVLKARQAADSLPHPAIADRTPPDALLRTGPGFVDRVRAALTAVR, from the coding sequence ATGAGCACCGACGACCTCGCCTCCGTCCTCACCGAGGACCACCTGGTGTTGAGCCGGATCTGCACGGAACTGGAGACCGACCACACCAGCCCGGAGAACCGCCGGGAAGTGGCCGATCACCTCATCGCGCAGCTCGTGCGGCACGAGGTGGCCGAGGAGCCGCACCTGCCGCTCGGCCCCGCCCTGTGCGGTGTCGACGATCTGATGCGCCGGCTCGAAGGCCTGGGACCGCAGGAGGCGCGGTTCGAGCGTTTGCTGGCGACGTTGATCCACGCCGTGCGGCAGCACCTGCGTGAGGCCGGCCCCGCGGTCACCGGGCTGCGCAATCGCTGCCCGGCCGACCGGTTGAAGGAGCTCGGCCAGGAGGTCCTGAAAGCGCGGCAGGCCGCGGACTCGCTGCCCCACCCGGCGATCGCCGACCGCACACCCCCGGACGCGCTGCTGCGGACGGGGCCGGGGTTCGTCGACCGCGTGCGGGCGGCGCTGACCGCCGTCCGCTGA
- a CDS encoding SRPBCC family protein: MTDYRHSATVELPADELFAYLREPHNLPHYFSGMQSAHPEGGDTVHVEAEVHGRHVEGDAWLKVDEGTRTLSWGAEGPDDYHGTLSIDAAGPAASRVEVTLSSVREGSGDEIQRGLEETVAALAHTAVADSTVDP, encoded by the coding sequence ATGACCGACTACCGCCACAGCGCTACGGTGGAACTGCCCGCCGACGAGCTGTTCGCGTACCTGCGCGAACCCCACAACCTGCCGCACTATTTCTCCGGGATGCAATCGGCGCACCCCGAAGGGGGTGACACCGTCCACGTCGAGGCCGAGGTCCACGGCCGGCACGTCGAAGGCGATGCCTGGCTCAAGGTGGACGAAGGCACCCGCACCCTGTCCTGGGGCGCCGAAGGCCCCGACGACTACCACGGCACCCTCTCGATCGATGCGGCCGGACCCGCGGCCAGCCGCGTGGAGGTGACGTTGAGCAGCGTCCGCGAGGGCTCCGGCGACGAGATCCAGCGTGGCCTCGAGGAGACGGTCGCGGCACTGGCCCACACCGCGGTCGCCGACTCCACTGTGGACCCGTGA
- a CDS encoding 4Fe-4S dicluster domain-containing protein codes for MAEYGTQPRMGFFTDTSVCIGCKACEVACKEWNEVPGRDLDLLGTSYDNTGDLGANTWRHVAFVEQEVQPVPPAPPAVDLGMPAVGAPAQDGEEPGVRWLMSSDVCKHCTNAGCLDVCPTGALFRTEFGTVVVQQDICNGCGYCVPACPYGVIERRESDGRAFKCTLCYDRLGAGLEPACAKACPTDSIQFGVLDELRERADERVRDLHGSGVPEARLYGRDPDDGVGGDGAFFLLLDEPEVYGFPPDPVVPTKHLPQMWKRAAAAALGVAGTLVVSFLGRRR; via the coding sequence ATGGCTGAATACGGCACGCAACCGCGGATGGGGTTCTTCACCGACACCTCGGTGTGCATCGGCTGCAAGGCGTGCGAGGTGGCGTGCAAGGAGTGGAACGAGGTGCCCGGCCGGGACCTCGACCTGCTCGGCACGTCGTACGACAACACCGGCGACCTCGGGGCGAACACGTGGCGGCACGTCGCGTTCGTGGAGCAGGAAGTGCAACCCGTGCCACCGGCGCCGCCCGCGGTGGATCTCGGGATGCCGGCGGTGGGTGCGCCGGCGCAGGACGGCGAAGAACCCGGCGTGCGCTGGCTGATGTCGAGCGATGTCTGCAAGCACTGCACCAACGCCGGCTGTCTCGACGTGTGCCCGACGGGGGCGTTGTTCCGCACCGAGTTCGGCACCGTGGTGGTGCAGCAGGACATCTGCAACGGCTGCGGCTACTGCGTGCCCGCCTGCCCGTACGGGGTGATCGAGCGGCGCGAGAGCGACGGCCGCGCGTTCAAGTGCACCCTCTGTTACGACCGGCTCGGTGCCGGGCTGGAACCGGCGTGCGCCAAGGCGTGTCCCACGGACTCGATCCAGTTCGGCGTGCTCGACGAGCTGCGCGAGCGCGCCGACGAGCGGGTGCGGGACCTGCACGGCTCCGGTGTGCCCGAGGCCCGGCTCTACGGTCGCGACCCGGACGACGGCGTCGGCGGCGACGGCGCGTTTTTCCTGCTGCTGGACGAACCGGAGGTCTACGGCTTCCCGCCCGACCCCGTCGTGCCGACGAAGCACCTGCCGCAGATGTGGAAACGCGCGGCGGCCGCGGCGCTCGGCGTGGCGGGCACGCTCGTAGTCTCGTTCCTGGGGCGGCGCCGATGA
- a CDS encoding plasmid stabilization protein, translating to MPQETWSDKRERQYEHIKSSQKDRGASTSRAEEIAARTVNKNRARSGESRTASKTSIRDKSPQQRGGERSGRGLGPGGPTKDQLYNEAKQRNIKGRSSMTKKELQKALGR from the coding sequence GTGCCTCAGGAAACCTGGAGCGACAAGCGCGAGCGTCAGTACGAGCACATCAAGTCGTCACAGAAAGACCGCGGAGCCAGTACCTCCCGGGCCGAGGAGATCGCCGCCCGCACCGTGAACAAGAACCGCGCCCGTTCCGGCGAGTCCCGCACCGCCAGCAAGACCTCGATCCGCGACAAGAGCCCGCAACAGCGCGGCGGGGAACGCAGCGGCCGGGGCCTCGGCCCGGGCGGGCCGACCAAGGACCAGCTCTACAACGAGGCCAAGCAGCGCAACATCAAGGGCCGCTCGAGCATGACGAAGAAGGAACTGCAGAAGGCCCTGGGCCGCTGA